From Salmo salar unplaced genomic scaffold, Ssal_v3.1, whole genome shotgun sequence, one genomic window encodes:
- the LOC106596098 gene encoding uncharacterized protein isoform X3: protein MEEDRLLGAASPAPSQLSLRSDHSMYRPIGFTNGDLRLLGAASPAPSQLSLRSDHSMYRPIGFTNGDLSGKQERVGSPCLSMKSDWSMDRPIMFGKGASCNQERVWSPCLSMKSDWSMDRPIMFGKDDRELTASLLTEDHFRCSVCTEVLKEPVSIPCGHSYCRQCIETYWNQPDQTGEYDCPQCSKRFRTRPDLLTNSALEKVIEKLHQARFKVPALPKYCYAGPGDVACDLCTEKQLKAVKSCLTCTASYCESHVRHHYTVAALQRHTLVEVTGNLEQKLCQLHHRALEVFCKTDQVSVCLVCALQDHRNHDVIKNERDTEEETTKTQEEQIASRLEARLQREITILQHNTEELPADNSEQNVKNTTIELNNPAKHFCRGLTEDWTSDSVVVAALGRPLDLGMLYDCRSDSFCSDVSLWDNSTIAFMRQSLPRPLTEVKCIEGDSLQDRFRALDVTTPLRASVLSGLVEVGGAAGYLNHPVQSTLQDRVTLQYRTTTRLDMLSHRVLQEETDRTQRKATHVVMAVLYGAQAFFIFDSKQISGQHSGAGEADMHNVVKRMMPTFSADQIFSGLSDDEKPNSLLYQCTLYSDVDHINGSMTCDRALQVYETLPKHLGQQGEKAVPLYAWLYPLKNLGHSVEIMLLLFTKAECVLDHLRQATMRCQEIMTDSTNSCVMKWFPDLTYKLSRLSELLQKYWSEFKRELSMAVKTMRESEGVDENRLRDILQNHDQSPFCPQSVQLWLNNKAAEVKALNVCKTRNIPIMKSQEELDGVLRSLKDRILCFTLTSLEDEDPFLSTMEQHKHSVPENTMNQSDLTGQQETHYVQENIVNQSDLTGQQEKHYVQENIVNQSDLTGQQHKHSVQENTVNQSDLTGQQETQRPFKPPDLTQKFKSDLRLFTKSYEDRRDGENIKFIAAVIPDISAPGSSIRLYQQGSLITTNFLLGLKPDPVQVAEIKQSCVLLKFPQSTIRRPERYRVEYRVMTTGLIKVSKRPWNEVVTLAPAETCVVPGLKPFTLYQIRYSVIEHSGMSDFSKVIEVKTLRSPPEHLYVSRLLNKTKETIKVTWLQPECNDGASVLHYKVDYKEAGLEGWSTMVTEGPECKCIISLNLSTCYRVRVSAVYGEGDTSETSRETDVPVNVWYIDLSERKASILLEVLKLQPEKKPVELKGWSDEESEVRSFLQCLSYISQLSCDDDRFFQTVCESIPVRSREEDQQLASLLQALGSTLSLGGELPRKTCRSVGRVLGLCASRVDLTLTPSKISLQGALLLLRHESKLHKLRLNVGMAVKLSRLVMRTERGAPPLTVPELSLVLKSSQPPERVLSRALSSVASLLRLWRVQCLDLTDFWIQGHSLITLLCHQGPLSLRLNSDTLQQLTVVVYEAQDKDLTQWFLEKVGGDLTSCRLDWEVLLSLLQHSTHNITVDLRKNRLLEKNISDLLPFLGRVTLKRSSSSFVKSSITQIYDSRASDCVSSLLRSSDHWINLNSRELDRVDCTALCFTLQHSLQVKVNLLWTSIPPGR from the exons TGGTAAACAGGAGAGGGTGGGGTCACCGTgtctgtccatgaagagtgattGGTCCATGGACAGGCCCATTATGTTTGGAAAAGGTGCCAG TTGTAATCAGGAGAGGGTGTGGTCACCGTgtctgtccatgaagagtgattGGTCCATGGACAGGCCCATTATGTTTGGAAAAGATGACCG TGAGCTGACAGCCAGTCTACTGACAGAGGACCACTTCAGATGTTCAGTGTGTACAGAGGTTCTCAAAGAGCCAGTCTCCATCCcatgtggacacagttactgcaGACAGTGCATTGAGACCTACTGGAACCAGCCTGACCAGACAGGAGAGTACGACTGCCCCCAGTGCAGCAAGAGATTCAGAACACGTCCTGACCTCCTCACTAACTCAGCCTTGGAGAAGGTGATTGAGAAACTCCACCAGGCAAGGTTCAAGGTCCCTGCTCTTCCCAAGTACTGCTACgctggacctggagatgtggCCTGTGATCTCTGCACTGAGAAACAGCTCAAAGCTGTGAAGTCCTGTCTGACCTGCACTGCCTCCTACTGTGAGAGCCATGTCAGACATCACTACACCGTAGCAGCTCTGCAGAGACACACCCTGGTGGAGGTGACTGGAAACCTGGAGCAGAAACTGTGCCAGCTGCACCACAGAGCTCTGGAGGTCTTCTGTAAGACAGACCAGGTTTCTGTTTGTCTGGTGTGTGCCTTGCAGGACCACAGAAACCATGATGTCATAAAGAATGAGAGAGATACTGAAGAG GAAACCACCAAAACTCAGGAGGAACAGATTGCCTCCAGGCTGGAAGCTAGACTCCAGAGAGAGATCACGATTCTACAACATAATACAGAGGAGCTTCCTGCTGACAACTCTGAGCAG AACGTCAAGAACACTACCATTGAGCTGAACAATCCTGCCAAGCATTTCTGCAGAGGTCTGACTGAAG ACTGGACATCAGACAGTGTTGTGGTGGCTGCCCTCGGTCGTCCCTTAGATCTTGGGATGTTGTATGACTGCCGCAGTGACTCATTTTGTTCAG ATGTCAGTCTTTGGGATAACAGTACAATAGCCTTCATGCGTCAGTCTCTACCGCGGCCTCTCACAGAGGTGAAGTGTATTGAAGGAGACTCCCTTCAGGACAGATTCAGGGCTCTGGATGTGACCACTCCTCTCAGAGCCAGTGTCCTGTCTGGACTGGTGGAGGTTGGTGGTGCTGCTGGATACCTGAACCATCCTGTTCAGTCCACACTGCAGGACCGGGTcactctacagtacagaaccactACCAGACTGGACATGCTCAGTCACAGGGTGCTtcaggaggagacagacagaacacaacgaaAGGCAACTCATGTGGTCATGGCTGTCCTCTATGGAGCTCAAGCATTCTTTATCTTTGACAGCAAACAGATCAGCGGACAACACAGTGGTGCAGGAGAGGCGGATATGCACAATGTTGTGAAGAGGATGATGCCCACCTTCAGTGCAGATCAGATCTTTTCCGGCTTGAGTGACGATGAAAAACCAAACAGTTTGTTGTATCAGTGTACTCTCTACAGTGATGTAGACCATATCAATGGCTCCATGACGTGTGACAGAGCTCTGCAAGTCTATGAAACTCTCCCGAAGCACCTTGGACAGCAAGGAGAGAAAGCAGTGCCTCTGTACGCATGGCTCTATCCTCTGAAGAATCTGGGACATTCAGTTGAAATCATGCTCCTATTGTTCACCAAGGCAGAGTGTGTGCTGGACCATCTGAGGCAGGCCACCATGAGATGCCAGGAGATAATGACAGACTCCACCAATAGTTGTGTGATGAAATGGTTTCCTGATCTGACGTATAAACTGTCTAGATTATCAGAGCTTCTGCAGAAGTACTGGTCAGAGTTTAAGAGAGAGCTGTCCATGGCAGTAAAGACcatgagagagagtgaaggggtgGATGAAAACCGACTGAGAGACATTCTCCAGAACCATGACCAGTCTCCGTTCTGTCCTCAGTCCGTACAACTGTGGCTAAACAACAAGGCAGCGGAGGTGAAGGCTCTGAATGTCTGTAAAACAAGAAACATCCCCATAATGAAATCACAGGAAGAGCTGGACGgtgtcctcagatccttaaaGGACAGGATACTGTGTTTCACTCTGACCTCCCTGGAGGATGAAGATCCATTCCTCTCCACCATGGAGCAGCACAAACACTCTGTACCAGAGAACACAATGAACCAATCTGATCTCACTGGACAGCAGGAGACACACTATGTACAAGAGAACATCGTGAACCAATCTGATCTCACTGGACAGCAGGAGAAACACTATGTACAAGAGAACATCGTGAACCAATCTGATCTCACTGGACAGCAGCACAAACACTCTGTACAAGAGAACACCGTGAACCAATCTGATCTCACTGGACAGCAGGAGACACAGCGACCGTTCAAACCTCCAGATTTAACTCAGAAATTTAAATCTGACCTCCGCTTGTTCACCAAATCCTATGAAgacagaagagatggagagaacatcAAGTTCATTGCAGCAGTTATACCAGATATCAGTGCTCCTGGATCCTCCATTCGTCTGTATCAACAAGGCAGTCTCATCACCACCAACTTCCTGCTGGGATTAAAACCTGATCCAGTCCAGGTAGCAGAGATAAAACAGAGCTGTGTCCTCCTGAAGTTTCCACAGTCAACCATCAGAAGACCTGAGAGATACAGAGTAGAGTACAGAGTCATGACTACTGGTCTTATCAAGGTTAGCAAACGGCCATGGAATGAGGTAGTGACCCTGGCTCCTGCAGAAACCTGTGTAGTGCCTGGTTTGAAACCGTTCACACTGTACCAGATCAGGTACTCTGTTATAGAACACTCTGGTATGAGTGACTTCAGCAAGGTCATTGAGGTCAAGACCCTGAGATCCCCACCTGAACATCTGTATGTGAGCCGGCTGCTGAACAAAACAAAGGAAACCATCAAAGTGACTTGGCTCCAGCCTGAGTGTAATGATGGTGCCTCTGTACTCCACTACAAAGTGGACTATAAGGAGGCAGGACTGGAGGGCTGGTCTACCATGGTAACAGAGGGACCTGAATGTAAATGCATCATATCTCTGAACCTCAGTACCTGCTACAGAGTCAGAGTGTCAGCTGTCTATGGAGAAGGAGACACCAGTGAAACCAGCAGAGAGACAGATGTCCCAGTCAATG TCTGGTACATAGACCTCTCAGAGAGAAAGGCCTCCATCCTCCTAGAAGTGCTGAAACTCCAACCAGAGAAGAAACCAGTAGAGCTGAAGGGCTGGTCAGATGAAGAGAGTGAAGTGAGGAGTTTCCTTCAGTGTCTGTCCTACATCTCACAGCTGAG CTGTGATGATGACAGGTTCTTCCAGACTGTGTGTGAATCCATCCCTGTGAGGTCCAGAGAGGAGGACCAGCAGTTGgcctctctcctccaggccttGGGCTCCACCCTGTCACTGGGAGGAGAGTTACCCAGGAAAACCTGCAGGTCTGTGGGGAGAGTCCTGGGTCTCTGTGCCTCCAGAGTGGACCTCACTCTCACCCCCAGCAAGATCTCTCTCCAAGGAGCCTTACTTCTTTTGAGACATGAGTCAAAGCTGCACAAGCTCAG GCTGAATGTGGGTATGGCAGTGAAACTGTCCAGACTGGttatgaggacagagagaggtgctCCTCCACTGACTGTCCCAGAACTCTCCCTGGTCCTAAAGAGCAGCCAGCCACCAGAGAGAGTGTTATCCAGGGCTCTGAGTAGTGTGGCGTCCCTGCTGAGACTCTGGAGGGTTCAGTGTCTGGACCTGACTGATTTCTGGATCCAGGGTCACTCTCTCATCACACTGCTGTGTCACcagggacctctctctctcag ACTGAACTCAGACACTCTGCAGCAGCTGACTGTAGTTGTGTATGAAGCTCAGGACAAGGACTTGACTCAGTGGTTCCTGGAGAAGGTTGGTGGAGACCTGACCTCCTGCAGGCTGGACTGGGAAgtgcttctctctctgctgcagcattcaacccacaacaTCACTGTGGACCTCAGGAAGAACCGGCTTCTAGAGAAGAACATCTCAGATCTTCTCCCCTTTCTGGGAAGAGTTACTCTCAAGAG GTCCAGTTCCAGCTTTGTAAAGTCCTCCATCACACAGATCTATGACAGTAGAGCCAGTgactgtgtgtccagtttgttgaGGTCTTCAGACCATTGGATCAACCTGaacagcagagagctggacagAGTGGACTGTACTGCTCTGTGTTTTACCCTGCAGCACAGCCTCCAAGTCAAAGTCAACCTGCTGTGGACCTCCATACCACCGGGGAGATAG
- the LOC106596098 gene encoding uncharacterized protein isoform X1: protein MEEDRLLGAASPAPSQLSLRSDHSMYRPIGFTNGDLRLLGAASPAPSQLSLRSDHSMYRPIGFTNGDLSGKQERVGSPCLSMKSDWSMDRPIMFGKGASCNQERVWSPCLSMKSDWSMDRPIMFGKDDRELTASLLTEDHFRCSVCTEVLKEPVSIPCGHSYCRQCIETYWNQPDQTGEYDCPQCSKRFRTRPDLLTNSALEKVIEKLHQARFKVPALPKYCYAGPGDVACDLCTEKQLKAVKSCLTCTASYCESHVRHHYTVAALQRHTLVEVTGNLEQKLCQLHHRALEVFCKTDQVSVCLVCALQDHRNHDVIKNERDTEEETTKTQEEQIASRLEARLQREITILQHNTEELPADNSEQNVKNTTIELNNPAKHFCRGLTEDWTSDSVVVAALGRPLDLGMLYDCRSDSFCSDVSLWDNSTIAFMRQSLPRPLTEVKCIEGDSLQDRFRALDVTTPLRASVLSGLVEVGGAAGYLNHPVQSTLQDRVTLQYRTTTRLDMLSHRVLQEETDRTQRKATHVVMAVLYGAQAFFIFDSKQISGQHSGAGEADMHNVVKRMMPTFSADQIFSGLSDDEKPNSLLYQCTLYSDVDHINGSMTCDRALQVYETLPKHLGQQGEKAVPLYAWLYPLKNLGHSVEIMLLLFTKAECVLDHLRQATMRCQEIMTDSTNSCVMKWFPDLTYKLSRLSELLQKYWSEFKRELSMAVKTMRESEGVDENRLRDILQNHDQSPFCPQSVQLWLNNKAAEVKALNVCKTRNIPIMKSQEELDGVLRSLKDRILCFTLTSLEDEDPFLSTMEQHKHSVPENTMNQSDLTGQQETHYVQENIVNQSDLTGQQEKHYVQENIVNQSDLTGQQHKHSVQENTVNQSDLTGQQETQRPFKPPDLTQKFKSDLRLFTKSYEDRRDGENIKFIAAVIPDISAPGSSIRLYQQGSLITTNFLLGLKPDPVQVAEIKQSCVLLKFPQSTIRRPERYRVEYRVMTTGLIKVSKRPWNEVVTLAPAETCVVPGLKPFTLYQIRYSVIEHSGMSDFSKVIEVKTLRSPPEHLYVSRLLNKTKETIKVTWLQPECNDGASVLHYKVDYKEAGLEGWSTMVTEGPECKCIISLNLSTCYRVRVSAVYGEGDTSETSRETDVPVNVWYIDLSERKASILLEVLKLQPEKKPVELKGWSDEESEVRSFLQCLSYISQLRFYPDWSDPSKQIKFLVDLLSQAAEWEEQTGEKTLKLVSSVWTYNTFPFCDSYYDDDEIKEYQCDFLLDLYSHVKDYQTQKGRSVLPALQPVYQSASPAVWSIDLSERKASLLLEVLKLQPEKKPVELKGWSDVESEVRSFLQCLSYISQLSCDDDRFFQTVCESIPVRSREEDQQLASLLQALGSTLSLGGELPRKTCRSVGRVLGLCASRVDLTLTPSKISLQGALLLLRHESKLHKLRLNVGMAVKLSRLVMRTERGAPPLTVPELSLVLKSSQPPERVLSRALSSVASLLRLWRVQCLDLTDFWIQGHSLITLLCHQGPLSLRLNSDTLQQLTVVVYEAQDKDLTQWFLEKVGGDLTSCRLDWEVLLSLLQHSTHNITVDLRKNRLLEKNISDLLPFLGRVTLKRSSSSFVKSSITQIYDSRASDCVSSLLRSSDHWINLNSRELDRVDCTALCFTLQHSLQVKVNLLWTSIPPGR, encoded by the exons TGGTAAACAGGAGAGGGTGGGGTCACCGTgtctgtccatgaagagtgattGGTCCATGGACAGGCCCATTATGTTTGGAAAAGGTGCCAG TTGTAATCAGGAGAGGGTGTGGTCACCGTgtctgtccatgaagagtgattGGTCCATGGACAGGCCCATTATGTTTGGAAAAGATGACCG TGAGCTGACAGCCAGTCTACTGACAGAGGACCACTTCAGATGTTCAGTGTGTACAGAGGTTCTCAAAGAGCCAGTCTCCATCCcatgtggacacagttactgcaGACAGTGCATTGAGACCTACTGGAACCAGCCTGACCAGACAGGAGAGTACGACTGCCCCCAGTGCAGCAAGAGATTCAGAACACGTCCTGACCTCCTCACTAACTCAGCCTTGGAGAAGGTGATTGAGAAACTCCACCAGGCAAGGTTCAAGGTCCCTGCTCTTCCCAAGTACTGCTACgctggacctggagatgtggCCTGTGATCTCTGCACTGAGAAACAGCTCAAAGCTGTGAAGTCCTGTCTGACCTGCACTGCCTCCTACTGTGAGAGCCATGTCAGACATCACTACACCGTAGCAGCTCTGCAGAGACACACCCTGGTGGAGGTGACTGGAAACCTGGAGCAGAAACTGTGCCAGCTGCACCACAGAGCTCTGGAGGTCTTCTGTAAGACAGACCAGGTTTCTGTTTGTCTGGTGTGTGCCTTGCAGGACCACAGAAACCATGATGTCATAAAGAATGAGAGAGATACTGAAGAG GAAACCACCAAAACTCAGGAGGAACAGATTGCCTCCAGGCTGGAAGCTAGACTCCAGAGAGAGATCACGATTCTACAACATAATACAGAGGAGCTTCCTGCTGACAACTCTGAGCAG AACGTCAAGAACACTACCATTGAGCTGAACAATCCTGCCAAGCATTTCTGCAGAGGTCTGACTGAAG ACTGGACATCAGACAGTGTTGTGGTGGCTGCCCTCGGTCGTCCCTTAGATCTTGGGATGTTGTATGACTGCCGCAGTGACTCATTTTGTTCAG ATGTCAGTCTTTGGGATAACAGTACAATAGCCTTCATGCGTCAGTCTCTACCGCGGCCTCTCACAGAGGTGAAGTGTATTGAAGGAGACTCCCTTCAGGACAGATTCAGGGCTCTGGATGTGACCACTCCTCTCAGAGCCAGTGTCCTGTCTGGACTGGTGGAGGTTGGTGGTGCTGCTGGATACCTGAACCATCCTGTTCAGTCCACACTGCAGGACCGGGTcactctacagtacagaaccactACCAGACTGGACATGCTCAGTCACAGGGTGCTtcaggaggagacagacagaacacaacgaaAGGCAACTCATGTGGTCATGGCTGTCCTCTATGGAGCTCAAGCATTCTTTATCTTTGACAGCAAACAGATCAGCGGACAACACAGTGGTGCAGGAGAGGCGGATATGCACAATGTTGTGAAGAGGATGATGCCCACCTTCAGTGCAGATCAGATCTTTTCCGGCTTGAGTGACGATGAAAAACCAAACAGTTTGTTGTATCAGTGTACTCTCTACAGTGATGTAGACCATATCAATGGCTCCATGACGTGTGACAGAGCTCTGCAAGTCTATGAAACTCTCCCGAAGCACCTTGGACAGCAAGGAGAGAAAGCAGTGCCTCTGTACGCATGGCTCTATCCTCTGAAGAATCTGGGACATTCAGTTGAAATCATGCTCCTATTGTTCACCAAGGCAGAGTGTGTGCTGGACCATCTGAGGCAGGCCACCATGAGATGCCAGGAGATAATGACAGACTCCACCAATAGTTGTGTGATGAAATGGTTTCCTGATCTGACGTATAAACTGTCTAGATTATCAGAGCTTCTGCAGAAGTACTGGTCAGAGTTTAAGAGAGAGCTGTCCATGGCAGTAAAGACcatgagagagagtgaaggggtgGATGAAAACCGACTGAGAGACATTCTCCAGAACCATGACCAGTCTCCGTTCTGTCCTCAGTCCGTACAACTGTGGCTAAACAACAAGGCAGCGGAGGTGAAGGCTCTGAATGTCTGTAAAACAAGAAACATCCCCATAATGAAATCACAGGAAGAGCTGGACGgtgtcctcagatccttaaaGGACAGGATACTGTGTTTCACTCTGACCTCCCTGGAGGATGAAGATCCATTCCTCTCCACCATGGAGCAGCACAAACACTCTGTACCAGAGAACACAATGAACCAATCTGATCTCACTGGACAGCAGGAGACACACTATGTACAAGAGAACATCGTGAACCAATCTGATCTCACTGGACAGCAGGAGAAACACTATGTACAAGAGAACATCGTGAACCAATCTGATCTCACTGGACAGCAGCACAAACACTCTGTACAAGAGAACACCGTGAACCAATCTGATCTCACTGGACAGCAGGAGACACAGCGACCGTTCAAACCTCCAGATTTAACTCAGAAATTTAAATCTGACCTCCGCTTGTTCACCAAATCCTATGAAgacagaagagatggagagaacatcAAGTTCATTGCAGCAGTTATACCAGATATCAGTGCTCCTGGATCCTCCATTCGTCTGTATCAACAAGGCAGTCTCATCACCACCAACTTCCTGCTGGGATTAAAACCTGATCCAGTCCAGGTAGCAGAGATAAAACAGAGCTGTGTCCTCCTGAAGTTTCCACAGTCAACCATCAGAAGACCTGAGAGATACAGAGTAGAGTACAGAGTCATGACTACTGGTCTTATCAAGGTTAGCAAACGGCCATGGAATGAGGTAGTGACCCTGGCTCCTGCAGAAACCTGTGTAGTGCCTGGTTTGAAACCGTTCACACTGTACCAGATCAGGTACTCTGTTATAGAACACTCTGGTATGAGTGACTTCAGCAAGGTCATTGAGGTCAAGACCCTGAGATCCCCACCTGAACATCTGTATGTGAGCCGGCTGCTGAACAAAACAAAGGAAACCATCAAAGTGACTTGGCTCCAGCCTGAGTGTAATGATGGTGCCTCTGTACTCCACTACAAAGTGGACTATAAGGAGGCAGGACTGGAGGGCTGGTCTACCATGGTAACAGAGGGACCTGAATGTAAATGCATCATATCTCTGAACCTCAGTACCTGCTACAGAGTCAGAGTGTCAGCTGTCTATGGAGAAGGAGACACCAGTGAAACCAGCAGAGAGACAGATGTCCCAGTCAATG TCTGGTACATAGACCTCTCAGAGAGAAAGGCCTCCATCCTCCTAGAAGTGCTGAAACTCCAACCAGAGAAGAAACCAGTAGAGCTGAAGGGCTGGTCAGATGAAGAGAGTGAAGTGAGGAGTTTCCTTCAGTGTCTGTCCTACATCTCACAGCTGAG ATTCTATCCAGACTGGTCTGATCCCTCAAAGCAGATCAAGTTCCTGGTGGATCTCCTGTCTCAAGCAGCAGAGTGGGAGGAGCAGACAGGAGAGAAGACACTGAAGCTGGTATCATCAGTGTGGACTTACAACACTTTCCCCTTCTGTGACTcgtattatgatgatgatgagatcAAGGAATATCAATGTGATTTCCTGCTGGATCTGTACTCACATGTGAAGGACTATCAGACTCAAAAAGGCAGGAGTGTCCTTCCAGCATTACAgccagtttaccagtcagccAGTCCTGCAGTCTGGTCCATAGACCTCTCAGAGAGAAAGGCCTCCCTCCTCCTAGAAGTGCTGAAACTCCAACCAGAGAAGAAACCAGTAGAGCTGAAGGGCTGGTCAGATGTAGAGAGTGAAGTGAGGAGTTTCCTTCAGTGTCTGTCCTACATCTCACAGCTGAG CTGTGATGATGACAGGTTCTTCCAGACTGTGTGTGAATCCATCCCTGTGAGGTCCAGAGAGGAGGACCAGCAGTTGgcctctctcctccaggccttGGGCTCCACCCTGTCACTGGGAGGAGAGTTACCCAGGAAAACCTGCAGGTCTGTGGGGAGAGTCCTGGGTCTCTGTGCCTCCAGAGTGGACCTCACTCTCACCCCCAGCAAGATCTCTCTCCAAGGAGCCTTACTTCTTTTGAGACATGAGTCAAAGCTGCACAAGCTCAG GCTGAATGTGGGTATGGCAGTGAAACTGTCCAGACTGGttatgaggacagagagaggtgctCCTCCACTGACTGTCCCAGAACTCTCCCTGGTCCTAAAGAGCAGCCAGCCACCAGAGAGAGTGTTATCCAGGGCTCTGAGTAGTGTGGCGTCCCTGCTGAGACTCTGGAGGGTTCAGTGTCTGGACCTGACTGATTTCTGGATCCAGGGTCACTCTCTCATCACACTGCTGTGTCACcagggacctctctctctcag ACTGAACTCAGACACTCTGCAGCAGCTGACTGTAGTTGTGTATGAAGCTCAGGACAAGGACTTGACTCAGTGGTTCCTGGAGAAGGTTGGTGGAGACCTGACCTCCTGCAGGCTGGACTGGGAAgtgcttctctctctgctgcagcattcaacccacaacaTCACTGTGGACCTCAGGAAGAACCGGCTTCTAGAGAAGAACATCTCAGATCTTCTCCCCTTTCTGGGAAGAGTTACTCTCAAGAG GTCCAGTTCCAGCTTTGTAAAGTCCTCCATCACACAGATCTATGACAGTAGAGCCAGTgactgtgtgtccagtttgttgaGGTCTTCAGACCATTGGATCAACCTGaacagcagagagctggacagAGTGGACTGTACTGCTCTGTGTTTTACCCTGCAGCACAGCCTCCAAGTCAAAGTCAACCTGCTGTGGACCTCCATACCACCGGGGAGATAG